TCTACCCCCGGCTCGACGACTTCCGCGCCCTGGCGGCCCGGGTCGACCCCACCGGCACGTTCCGCAACGCCGCCGTCGACCGGGTCCTGGGCTAGCCGTCGTGGGCCGTCGCCCGGTGGTGCTCCACAAGCGGTGGCGGCTGCACGACGGGGTCACCACCGACCAGGTCGCCCGGCTGGTCGCCGAGCGGGTGGTGCCCCACTACGCCCGGCTGTCCGACCAGGTGGTGCTCGGGCTCGAGGCCGACGAGGACGGCACGGTGGTGGCGCTGCAGCGCTGGTCGAGCCGCGAGGCGCTGGCCGCGGCGACGAGCGGGACGGCGTACGACCGGTGGTGGGCGGCGTACCTGCCCGTGCTCGCCGAGTGGGACCGGCTGGTGTCCTTCCAGGAGGAGTGGGAGACCACCGTCCTGCTCTGAGCGTCCCGCCGACCTCGGCGCTCGGTGGCCACGGGTCAGGCGACCGGGCGGTCCCGGAGCAGGTCGAGCAGCTCCGCGGGGGTCGCGGCCGCCGTGACGGCCGCGCCGGCGTCGAAGAGGTGGCCCCAGCCCGCGGCGACCGGCGTGGCGCCCGCGTCCCGGGCAGCCCCGACGTCGAGCGGGGAGTCACCGACGTAGACGCACGCCGCGGCGTCGACGCCCAGCCGCGAGGCGGCCTCGAGCACCCCGTCGGGCGCCGGCTTGGGCCGCGCGACCTCGTTGCCGCCGACCACCACGTCGAAGTGGTCGCGCAGGCCGGTCGCGCCGAGCAGGAGGCCCGCCGCCTCGACGCTGTTGCCGGTGAAGACGGCCAGCGGCACGCCGCGCCGGCCCAGCTCGCCGAGCACCTCGGCGATGCCGTCGTGCACCCGGACGGTGTGGCTCAGGTCGGCCAGCACCCGGTGGTAGAGCTCGCCGTCCTCGACCCGGGCCTCGCGACCGACCATGAGGCCGATCATCTCGTGGGGCGCACCGGCGTCGTAGTGGGCGACCACCTGGTCGCGGGTCAGCGTCGGCCCGCCGAGGCGCTGCACGGTCTCGATGAAGGCGTCCGGCACGACCGTGGCCGAGTCGACCAGGGTCCCGTCCATGTCCCAGATGACGGCCGCGACCGGCTGCGTGCTCACGAGCAGAAGCGTGCCAGACCGGACCACGGGCCACCCGGGCGCGTTCGCGACAGGACTCCGTCCCGGTCCGCGGCCCTTCGAGACAGGACTCCGTCCTTCCTCAGGGACCGAGGGGGTGTCCTCAGGGCCCGAGGACCGAGGTCGGTCCCCGAGGAGGTCGCCCCGGCGACCGTCTCGAAGGGTCAGCGCTGGGCGACGTGCTTGCCGATCTTGAGCCAGGTGTCCACGACGGTGTCGGGGTTCAGCGACATCGACTCGATGCCCTGGTCGACCAGCCACTCCGCGAGGTCGGGGTGGTCGGAGGGTCCCTGGCCGCAGATGCCGACGTACTTGTCGAGGTCGCGGCAGGCCTTGATCGCCCGCTCCAGCAGCACCTTGACGGCCGGGTCGCGCTCGTCGAAGGAGCTCGCGACGAGCGAGGAGTCGCGGTCGACGCCCAGGGTCAGCTGGGTGAGGTCGTTGGAGCCGATGGAGAAGCCGTCGAAGTGCTCGAGGAACTGCTCGGGGATGACGGCGTTGGAGGGCACCTCGCACATCATCACGACCTGGAGGTCGTTCTTGCCGCGCTCGAGGCCGTGCTCGCGCAGCAGGCTGATGACGCCCTCCGCCTCGGTCACGGTCCGCACGAACGGGATCATGATCTTGACGTTGGTCAGGCCCATCTCGTCGCGCACGTGGCGCAGCGCGGCGCACTCCATCTCGAAGCAGTCGGCGAACTCCTCCGAGAGGTACCGCGACGCGCCGCGGTAGCCGATCATCGGGTTCTCCTCGTCGGGCTCGTAGCGGGTGCCGCCGACCAGGTTGGCGTACTCGTTGGACTTGAAGTCGCTCATCCGCACGATCACCGGCTCGGGCGCGAACGCCGCTGCGATCATCGAGACGCCCTCGGCGACCCGCTGGACGAAGAACTCCCGGGGCGAGTCGTACGCCGCGATCAGCTCGGTGACCTCGTCGCGCAGCTCCGCCGGCAGGTCCTCGCCACCGGCCTCGAGCTCGAGCAGGGCCTTGGGGTGGATGCCGATCTGGCGGTTGATGATGAACTCCAGCCGGGCCAGGCCCACGCCCTTGTTCGGCAGCCGGGAGAAGCCGAAGGCCTGCTCGGGGGTGCCGACGTTCATCATGATCTTGACCGGGATGTCGGGCATCGAGTCGAGCTCGGTGGTCTCGACGTCGAAGTCGAGGACGCCGTCGTAGACCAGGCCGGTGTCGCCCTCGGCGCACGAGACGGTGACCTCGCGGCCGTCGCCGAGCTCCTTGGTGCCGGTGCGGGTGCCGACGACCGCCGGGATGCCGAGCTCGCGGGCGATGATCGCGGCGTGGCAGGTGCGGCCGCCGCGGTTGGTGACGATCGCCGAGGCGCGCTTCATGATCGGCTCCCAGTCGGGGTCGGTCATGTCGGCGACGAGCACCTCGCCGGGCACGAACTCGTGCATCTGGTCGATCGAGCTCATCACGCGGACCGCTCCGGCACCGATCTTCTGGCCGATGGCGCGCCCCTCGACGACGACGTCGGCGCCGCGGGTCACCTGGGCGTCGATCTTGTAGCGCTCGAGGGTGCCGGTGCTGCGCGACTGCACGGTCTCGGGCCGCGCCTGGAGGATGTAGAGCCCGCCGTCGACGCCGTCCTTGCCCCACTCGATGTCCATCGGGCGGCCGTAGTGCTCCTCGATGGTGACCGCGTGGCGGGCCAGCTCCTCGACCTCGGCGTCGGTGAGGCTCAGCCGCGCGCTGTCCGACGGGTCGACGTCGACGAACTCGGTGGTGCGCCCCACGCCCGGGTCGTCGGTGTAGACCATCTTGGTGGCCTTGCCGCCGACGCCGCGCTTGAGCACGGCGGGTCGGCCGGCGCGCAGGGCGGGCTTGTAGACGTACCACTCGTCGGGGTTGACCGCGCCCTGCACGACCCCCTCGCCGAGACCGAAGGCGGAGGTGATGAAGACGGCGTCGCGGAAGCCCGACTCGGTGTCCATGGTGAACATGACGCCCGAGGACCCGATGTCGGAGCGCACCATCTTCTGCACGCCCGCCGAGATCCCGACGTCGGCGTGGGCGAAGCCGTGGTGGACGCGGTAGCTGATGGCGCGGTCGTTGTAGAGCGAGGCGTAGACCTCGCGCACCGACTGCAGCACCGCGTCGATGCCGCGCACGTTGAGGAAGGTCTCCTGCTGCCCGGCGAAGGACGCGTCCGGCAGGTCCTCGGCCGTGGCGGACGAGCGGACCGCGAAGGACGCCTCGTCGCCGGCCTGGCCCGCGAGCGTCTCGTAGGCCTCGCGCACCTGCGCCTCGAGCTGCTCGGGGAAGTCCTGCTCGTTGATCCAGCCGCGGATCTCGCGCCCGGCCTCGGCCAGCGCACGGGTGTCGTCGGTGTCGAGCCCCTCCATGCGCCGGTCGATCCTCCCGGCCAGGTCGTCGTGCTCGAGGAACCGCACGAAGGCGTCGGAGGTGGTCGCGAAGCCGTCGGGGACGCTCACGCCGAGGTCGGAGAGGTGGGAGACCATCTCGCCGAGCGAGGCGTTCTTGCCGCCGACCTGGTCGAGGTCGTCCATGCCCAGCTCGGAGAACCACCGCACGTCGGGGTTCCGGGTCCGGCTCTCGCTCTGGTCGGTCATGACTGCCTCCTGGGCGTCGGTGCGGGTCTGGTGCGGCGGGCGAGCTGCTGGACGATGACGGTCGAGATCTCCTCGACCGAGCGGGCCGACGAGTCGATCGAGGGCACCCGGTGGGCGTCGAAGAGCTGGGCGGCGCGGCGCAGCTCCCAGCGGCACTGCTCGGCCGAGGAGTAGCGCGAGGAGGGCCGGCGCTCGGCGCGGACCCGGGCCAGCCGGTCGACGGTGGTGACCAGGCCGAAGCAGCGGTCCACGTGGGCGCGCACCGGCCCGGGCAGGTCGGAGGACTCGAGGTCCTCCTCGACCAGCGGGTAGTTGGCCACGAACAGGCCGTGCTGGAGGGCGAGGTACATGCTGGTCGGCGTCTTGCCGCACCGCGACGGCGCCAGCAGGATGACGTCGGCCTTCTCGAGCATCCGCACGCTCTGGCCGTCGTCGTGCTCGATGGTGAACTCGACGGCCGCCATCCGGTTGTTGTAGCGCTTGATGTCGCCGACGCCGTGCAGCCGCAGCGCCTGACGGGCACCCCGCCGGCCCAGCAGCTCCTCGACCCGGCCCATGTGGAGGTCGAAGAAGTCGATCATCGGGGCGCGGGTCTTGGCCAGCTCGCGCCGCACGGCGTCCTCGGCGGCGGTGGTGAACACCAGCGGCGTGACGGGACCGTCCATCGCCGCGTCGACCTGCTCGACCACCCGTCGCGCGTCCTCGACGGTGGAGATGAAGGGGATCAGCGTGCGGTCGAAGATGACGTCCGGGAACTGCAGCAGCAGGGCGTTGCCCATGGTCTCGGCGCTGATGCCGGTGCTGTCGGACAGGAAGAAGACGGGGACGACGGTGTCGCCGTGCTCGGTCGCAGCCACGCTCCACCCCTTCCGGCTCGGTGCGCCGGAGGCTACCCCTCCCGGGCGGCCGCGACCACCGGTGCGGGGGCCGGGCCGACGTGGGCCACGTCACGTCCCCGCGTCCCGACCGGCGCGCCGAGGGGCTCGGCGCCGGGGTGCAGCGGGAGCACGGCGGGGACGGCGGCGGGCAGCCGCACCTCGAAGATGCTGCCGCCGCTCGGGTTCTCGCGCA
This genomic interval from Nocardioides scoriae contains the following:
- the ppsA gene encoding phosphoenolpyruvate synthase, whose protein sequence is MTDQSESRTRNPDVRWFSELGMDDLDQVGGKNASLGEMVSHLSDLGVSVPDGFATTSDAFVRFLEHDDLAGRIDRRMEGLDTDDTRALAEAGREIRGWINEQDFPEQLEAQVREAYETLAGQAGDEASFAVRSSATAEDLPDASFAGQQETFLNVRGIDAVLQSVREVYASLYNDRAISYRVHHGFAHADVGISAGVQKMVRSDIGSSGVMFTMDTESGFRDAVFITSAFGLGEGVVQGAVNPDEWYVYKPALRAGRPAVLKRGVGGKATKMVYTDDPGVGRTTEFVDVDPSDSARLSLTDAEVEELARHAVTIEEHYGRPMDIEWGKDGVDGGLYILQARPETVQSRSTGTLERYKIDAQVTRGADVVVEGRAIGQKIGAGAVRVMSSIDQMHEFVPGEVLVADMTDPDWEPIMKRASAIVTNRGGRTCHAAIIARELGIPAVVGTRTGTKELGDGREVTVSCAEGDTGLVYDGVLDFDVETTELDSMPDIPVKIMMNVGTPEQAFGFSRLPNKGVGLARLEFIINRQIGIHPKALLELEAGGEDLPAELRDEVTELIAAYDSPREFFVQRVAEGVSMIAAAFAPEPVIVRMSDFKSNEYANLVGGTRYEPDEENPMIGYRGASRYLSEEFADCFEMECAALRHVRDEMGLTNVKIMIPFVRTVTEAEGVISLLREHGLERGKNDLQVVMMCEVPSNAVIPEQFLEHFDGFSIGSNDLTQLTLGVDRDSSLVASSFDERDPAVKVLLERAIKACRDLDKYVGICGQGPSDHPDLAEWLVDQGIESMSLNPDTVVDTWLKIGKHVAQR
- a CDS encoding HAD family hydrolase, whose translation is MSTQPVAAVIWDMDGTLVDSATVVPDAFIETVQRLGGPTLTRDQVVAHYDAGAPHEMIGLMVGREARVEDGELYHRVLADLSHTVRVHDGIAEVLGELGRRGVPLAVFTGNSVEAAGLLLGATGLRDHFDVVVGGNEVARPKPAPDGVLEAASRLGVDAAACVYVGDSPLDVGAARDAGATPVAAGWGHLFDAGAAVTAAATPAELLDLLRDRPVA
- a CDS encoding pyruvate, water dikinase regulatory protein, with the protein product MAATEHGDTVVPVFFLSDSTGISAETMGNALLLQFPDVIFDRTLIPFISTVEDARRVVEQVDAAMDGPVTPLVFTTAAEDAVRRELAKTRAPMIDFFDLHMGRVEELLGRRGARQALRLHGVGDIKRYNNRMAAVEFTIEHDDGQSVRMLEKADVILLAPSRCGKTPTSMYLALQHGLFVANYPLVEEDLESSDLPGPVRAHVDRCFGLVTTVDRLARVRAERRPSSRYSSAEQCRWELRRAAQLFDAHRVPSIDSSARSVEEISTVIVQQLARRTRPAPTPRRQS